A single genomic interval of Sphingopyxis sp. CCNWLW2 harbors:
- a CDS encoding CHASE domain-containing protein codes for MRPSTWADRLLALLVRFVGLVILLATIVAASASFLYNQAEEADQAERVAAQFNMRLRDHVAILEGVRALYQSDAAASGPGIRAYLGALQPQVHAPGMEGIGIAAAMRAGTPAAIETRLRENYGENIKVWGETDQPVGFPVILLEPYTPRRNVALGFDMYSEPVRRAAMRRAWQTGRPAASGIVHLAQERAAKVKQRGFLIYLPVYTRGSDPGVMGNAATAPGTRPVEAFVYAPFRINDMMKAVLGSQLDKIDGLEIRAGAGPSAPVVFRHGKMGWDAQEQVLRIADRQWTMHISYGRILERLGRPLGIFIFGVALALLATQLHRVQRRRINAFQALAAQRARHAEDRELMIGEMAHRMKNAFARIGALARITLRESESLEDFEAKFDGRMRALSDAKQMLVTGAVDSVDLGRIVHRELELAGRSPEQLAAITGPNVRLDDEGAQALSLAVHEFVTNSIKYGALAGMGNLAVSWHRDGGDIQLDWVESNLAETPHIDCESFGTQFIRTLIERQLKGSWQRTAVDNRLSIVIRWPDNAPND; via the coding sequence ATGCGCCCTTCAACCTGGGCAGATCGGCTGTTGGCGCTGCTGGTCCGCTTCGTCGGGCTGGTTATCCTGCTTGCGACCATCGTCGCGGCCAGCGCCAGCTTCCTCTATAATCAGGCCGAAGAAGCCGATCAGGCCGAACGCGTCGCGGCGCAGTTCAACATGCGGCTGCGCGACCATGTCGCGATCCTCGAAGGCGTGCGCGCGCTCTACCAGTCCGACGCCGCCGCAAGCGGCCCCGGCATCCGCGCCTATCTGGGCGCGCTCCAGCCACAGGTCCATGCCCCGGGGATGGAGGGCATCGGCATCGCCGCCGCGATGCGCGCGGGTACGCCGGCCGCGATCGAGACGCGGCTGCGCGAAAATTACGGCGAGAATATCAAGGTGTGGGGCGAGACCGACCAGCCCGTCGGCTTTCCCGTCATCCTCCTCGAGCCCTATACGCCGCGCCGCAATGTCGCGCTGGGCTTCGACATGTACAGCGAGCCGGTGCGGCGCGCGGCGATGCGACGTGCCTGGCAGACCGGGCGCCCTGCCGCGAGCGGCATCGTCCATCTCGCGCAGGAACGGGCGGCAAAGGTCAAGCAGCGAGGCTTTCTCATCTACCTCCCCGTCTACACCCGCGGGTCGGACCCGGGGGTGATGGGCAATGCGGCGACGGCGCCCGGCACCCGGCCGGTCGAGGCGTTCGTCTACGCTCCTTTTCGCATCAACGACATGATGAAGGCCGTGCTCGGATCGCAGCTCGACAAGATCGACGGGCTCGAAATCCGCGCCGGCGCCGGTCCCTCGGCACCGGTCGTTTTCCGCCACGGCAAGATGGGCTGGGACGCGCAGGAACAGGTGCTGCGTATCGCCGATCGGCAATGGACGATGCACATCTCCTACGGCCGCATCCTCGAGCGGTTGGGGCGCCCGCTCGGCATCTTCATCTTCGGCGTCGCGCTTGCGCTGCTCGCGACCCAGCTTCACCGCGTCCAGCGACGCCGCATCAACGCGTTTCAGGCACTCGCCGCGCAAAGGGCGCGCCACGCCGAAGACCGGGAATTGATGATCGGCGAGATGGCGCACCGGATGAAAAACGCCTTCGCGCGCATCGGTGCGCTCGCGCGCATCACGCTGCGCGAATCCGAAAGCCTCGAGGACTTCGAAGCGAAGTTCGATGGGCGCATGCGCGCGCTCTCGGACGCCAAGCAGATGCTCGTCACCGGTGCGGTCGACAGCGTCGATCTGGGACGAATCGTCCACCGCGAGCTTGAGCTTGCCGGTCGCTCGCCCGAACAGCTCGCCGCGATCACGGGCCCCAACGTCCGCCTCGACGACGAGGGCGCACAGGCGCTTTCGCTCGCGGTCCACGAATTCGTCACCAACAGCATCAAATATGGTGCGCTGGCGGGCATGGGCAACCTCGCGGTCAGCTGGCACCGCGACGGGGGCGACATCCAGCTCGACTGGGTTGAAAGCAACCTTGCCGAAACCCCGCACATCGACTGCGAGAGCTTCGGCACTCAGTTCATCCGCACCCTGATCGAACGCCAGCTCAAGGGCAGTTGGCAGCGCACCGCGGTTGACAACCGCCTCTCCATCGTCATTCGCTGGCCGGACAATGCCCCGAACGACTGA
- a CDS encoding hydantoinase B/oxoprolinase family protein, which translates to MPRTTDDPWQIWIDRGGTFTDVVARSPDGAVVTTKYLSEDPARPGDAAVNAIRDLTGAGALPPLAIRMGSTVATNALLERKGEPTLLAITRGFGDALTIGYQDRPELFARRLDRIPPPHAAVAEVIERVGPEGDVLTPLDEEQARAALQAARDDGLTSIAIVLMHGYRYPAHEQRLADIARELGFTQISTSHDVSALIKLIGRGDTTLADAYLSPVLHHYVRQFVAQLGEGVDPQFMKSSGGLASASAFHGRDAILSGPAGGIVGMVGSAAPLGKTRLIGFDMGGTSTDVSHYAGRLERDNETIVAGTRIRAPMLRIHTVAAGGGSICHWDGARLLVGPESAGANPGPAAYGRGGPLTVTDCNILLGKIQPDHFPKLFGPNGDQPLDRDIVVEKFAAMAAEVGNIAPKALAEGLLAIAVQQMANAIKRITIARGHDVTQGYSLVGFGGAAGQHVCLVADALGVDEILLHPLAGVLSAFGMGLARLSAIRERTLALKLDAHCAAALTATETELSDQARTDLAPDAATTRETLLFVRLADSDNAIELPLAPPAEVAEAFAAAFRQRFGYAPHANLVVDRIRVELTEAGDASTALSLPAPITGPQPEIVTAWLAGGEHRVPLHQRSALAPGRTIAGPAIIIDALSTTIVEPGWGAEVQSEGTLLLARTRATGMQIVSRDDLTTPDPIRLEIFNSLFMAIAEEMGGALQHSASSINIRERLDFSCAIFDGEGRLVANAPHMPVHLGSMGESVRTILRQRTHDGRGIRRGDAYALNAPYDGGTHLPDITVIMPVFVEGNEPSFFVAARGHHADLGGIAPGSMPPDSRSIEDEGILFDNMLIVDDGHFLDAAVASHLVDSAWPARNPALNIADLKAQVAACQRGASALVDLSAAHGTATVAAYMAHGQRQAEAAVRQLIARLDDGAFRYAMDNGAKVAVAVKVDRTARHVTIDFTGSSATLPDNFNAPMPVVRAAVLYVLRTMLDDPIPMNEGCLAPVTLIVPDNSMLSPTYPAAVVAGNVETSQVITDALFAAFGAMAPAQGTMNNFTFGNETHQYYETIAGGSGAGPGFDGTSVIQTHMTNSRMTDPEVMETRFPVIVEEFSIRKGSGGAGRWHGGDGATRRIRFREPMAANILANRRQIAPKGLAGGADAAPGRNWVERADGRTETLVATGSADLAAGDAFVIETPGGGGYGKSGER; encoded by the coding sequence ATGCCCCGAACGACTGACGACCCCTGGCAGATCTGGATCGACCGCGGCGGCACCTTCACCGACGTCGTCGCGCGCAGCCCCGACGGCGCCGTCGTCACCACCAAATATCTCAGCGAAGACCCCGCGCGCCCCGGCGACGCCGCGGTCAATGCGATCCGCGATCTGACGGGCGCGGGCGCGCTCCCGCCGCTCGCGATCCGCATGGGCAGCACGGTCGCGACCAACGCGCTCCTCGAACGCAAGGGCGAACCGACCCTGCTCGCGATCACGCGGGGCTTCGGCGACGCGCTGACGATCGGCTATCAGGACCGCCCCGAGCTTTTCGCGCGGCGGCTCGACCGCATCCCGCCACCCCATGCCGCGGTCGCCGAAGTCATCGAACGCGTCGGCCCCGAGGGCGATGTGCTGACCCCGCTCGACGAGGAGCAGGCACGCGCCGCGCTGCAAGCCGCGCGCGACGATGGCCTGACCAGCATCGCGATCGTACTGATGCACGGTTACCGCTATCCGGCACACGAACAGCGGCTCGCCGATATCGCCCGCGAGCTCGGCTTCACCCAGATCTCAACCAGCCACGACGTCAGCGCGCTGATCAAGCTGATCGGGCGCGGCGACACGACGCTCGCCGACGCCTATCTCTCGCCCGTGCTCCACCATTATGTCCGGCAATTCGTCGCGCAGCTTGGCGAAGGCGTCGACCCGCAGTTTATGAAAAGCTCGGGCGGCCTCGCCTCGGCATCCGCCTTTCATGGCCGCGATGCGATCCTCTCGGGCCCCGCGGGCGGGATCGTCGGCATGGTCGGCAGCGCCGCGCCCTTGGGCAAAACCCGCCTCATCGGCTTCGACATGGGCGGCACCTCGACCGACGTCAGCCATTATGCCGGCCGGCTCGAGCGCGATAATGAGACGATCGTCGCGGGCACGCGCATCCGCGCGCCGATGCTGCGTATCCACACCGTCGCGGCCGGTGGCGGCTCGATCTGCCACTGGGACGGCGCGCGCCTGCTCGTCGGCCCCGAAAGCGCGGGCGCCAATCCCGGCCCCGCTGCCTATGGTCGCGGCGGGCCGCTGACGGTGACCGACTGCAACATCCTGCTCGGCAAAATCCAGCCCGACCATTTCCCCAAGCTCTTCGGCCCGAACGGCGACCAGCCGCTCGACCGCGATATTGTGGTGGAGAAGTTCGCCGCCATGGCCGCCGAGGTCGGCAACATCGCCCCGAAAGCACTCGCCGAGGGCCTGCTCGCGATCGCGGTCCAGCAAATGGCAAACGCGATCAAGCGTATCACCATCGCGCGCGGCCACGACGTGACGCAAGGCTACAGCCTTGTCGGCTTCGGCGGCGCCGCGGGCCAGCATGTCTGCCTCGTCGCCGACGCGCTCGGGGTCGACGAGATATTGCTCCACCCGCTCGCGGGGGTGCTCTCGGCCTTTGGCATGGGCCTCGCCAGGCTATCGGCGATCCGCGAGCGCACGCTGGCGCTCAAACTCGACGCGCATTGCGCCGCTGCCCTCACAGCAACCGAAACCGAGCTGTCGGATCAAGCCCGCACCGATCTCGCCCCCGATGCCGCGACAACGCGCGAAACCCTGCTCTTCGTCCGCCTCGCCGACAGCGACAACGCGATCGAACTCCCGCTCGCCCCGCCTGCCGAGGTCGCTGAGGCCTTCGCCGCCGCCTTCCGCCAGCGCTTCGGTTACGCCCCGCACGCCAACCTCGTCGTCGACCGCATCCGCGTCGAACTGACCGAGGCGGGCGATGCTTCTACAGCACTGTCCTTGCCCGCGCCGATCACCGGCCCCCAACCCGAAATCGTCACCGCATGGCTCGCGGGCGGCGAGCATCGGGTCCCGCTCCATCAACGCAGCGCCCTCGCCCCCGGCCGCACCATCGCTGGTCCCGCGATCATCATCGACGCGCTTTCGACGACGATCGTCGAGCCCGGCTGGGGCGCCGAGGTCCAAAGCGAAGGCACATTGCTCCTCGCCCGTACGCGAGCGACCGGAATGCAAATCGTCTCGCGCGACGACCTGACCACCCCCGACCCCATCCGCCTCGAAATCTTCAACAGCCTGTTCATGGCGATCGCCGAGGAAATGGGCGGCGCGCTCCAGCACAGCGCCTCGTCGATCAACATCCGCGAGCGGCTCGACTTCTCGTGCGCGATCTTCGACGGCGAGGGACGACTCGTCGCGAACGCCCCGCACATGCCGGTACATCTCGGCTCGATGGGCGAGAGCGTCCGCACCATCCTGCGCCAGCGTACCCACGACGGCCGCGGCATCCGGCGCGGCGACGCCTATGCCCTCAACGCCCCCTATGACGGCGGCACGCACCTGCCCGACATCACCGTCATCATGCCGGTGTTCGTGGAGGGTAACGAACCAAGCTTCTTCGTCGCCGCGCGCGGCCACCACGCCGACCTCGGCGGCATCGCCCCCGGCTCGATGCCGCCCGACAGCCGCAGCATCGAGGACGAGGGCATTCTCTTCGACAATATGCTCATCGTCGACGACGGCCATTTCCTCGACGCTGCCGTCGCGTCGCACCTCGTCGATAGCGCCTGGCCCGCGCGCAACCCTGCACTTAACATCGCCGACCTGAAAGCCCAGGTCGCCGCCTGCCAGCGCGGCGCCAGCGCGCTCGTCGACCTCTCGGCCGCGCACGGCACCGCCACCGTCGCCGCCTATATGGCGCACGGCCAGCGACAGGCCGAGGCCGCCGTCCGCCAGCTGATCGCGCGCCTCGACGACGGCGCCTTCCGTTACGCAATGGACAATGGCGCCAAGGTTGCCGTCGCGGTCAAAGTCGACCGGACGGCGCGCCACGTCACGATCGACTTCACCGGCTCGTCCGCCACCCTCCCCGACAATTTCAACGCGCCGATGCCCGTCGTCCGCGCCGCAGTCCTCTATGTCCTGCGAACGATGCTCGACGACCCGATCCCGATGAACGAGGGCTGCCTCGCCCCCGTCACGCTGATCGTGCCCGACAATTCGATGCTGTCCCCGACCTATCCCGCCGCGGTCGTCGCGGGCAATGTCGAGACGAGCCAGGTCATCACCGACGCGCTGTTCGCCGCCTTCGGCGCGATGGCGCCCGCACAGGGCACGATGAACAATTTCACCTTCGGAAACGAAACACACCAATATTATGAGACGATCGCCGGCGGCTCGGGCGCGGGCCCGGGCTTCGACGGCACCAGCGTCATTCAGACGCATATGACCAACAGCCGCATGACCGATCCCGAAGTGATGGAAACGCGCTTCCCCGTCATCGTCGAGGAATTTTCGATCCGCAAAGGCTCGGGCGGTGCGGGCCGCTGGCACGGCGGCGATGGCGCCACCCGCCGCATCCGTTTCCGCGAGCCGATGGCGGCGAACATTCTCGCCAATCGTCGCCAGATCGCGCCAAAGGGTCTCGCGGGGGGCGCCGACGCCGCACCGGGCCGCAACTGGGTCGAACGCGCCGATGGCCGCACCGAAACCCTCGTCGCGACCGGCAGCGCCGACCTCGCCGCCGGCGACGCCTTCGTGATCGAAACGCCCGGCGGCGGCGGCTACGGGAAATCAGGGGAGAGATAA
- a CDS encoding DUF969 domain-containing protein, which translates to MLVLIGILIIIAGFLLRFNPLLVIMASALATGLAAGLDIAAIIAAFGKAFNDTRYVSIVWIVLPVIGLLEAYGLQQHARSLIGRMKGATLGRLLASYLLLRQAMAAVGLTSVAGHPQTVRPLVAPMAEAAAEAQNAALSDDQREEIKAFSAATDNVGLFFGEDIFLAIGSILLMKGLLEGYGYVIEPLHFSLWAIPTAIAAFIIHGFRLRRLAKRMMKPEASA; encoded by the coding sequence ATGCTCGTGCTGATCGGCATCCTGATCATCATCGCGGGCTTCCTGCTCCGCTTCAATCCGCTGCTCGTCATCATGGCCTCGGCGCTCGCGACCGGCCTCGCCGCGGGGCTCGACATCGCCGCGATCATCGCGGCCTTCGGAAAGGCGTTCAACGACACGCGCTATGTCTCGATCGTCTGGATCGTGCTTCCAGTGATCGGCCTGCTCGAAGCCTATGGGTTGCAACAGCATGCGCGCAGCCTGATCGGCCGCATGAAGGGCGCAACGCTCGGCCGCCTGCTCGCCTCCTACCTGCTCCTCCGCCAGGCGATGGCGGCGGTCGGCCTTACCTCGGTCGCGGGGCACCCGCAGACGGTGCGCCCGCTCGTCGCCCCGATGGCCGAGGCGGCCGCCGAGGCACAGAATGCAGCGCTCAGCGACGACCAGCGTGAGGAGATCAAGGCCTTCTCCGCCGCGACCGACAATGTCGGCCTCTTCTTCGGCGAGGATATCTTCCTCGCGATCGGCTCGATCCTGCTGATGAAGGGGCTGCTCGAGGGCTATGGCTATGTCATCGAACCGCTGCACTTCTCGCTCTGGGCGATCCCGACCGCGATCGCGGCGTTCATCATCCATGGCTTCCGCCTCCGCCGCCTCGCAAAACGCATGATGAAACCGGAGGCGAGCGCATGA
- a CDS encoding DUF979 domain-containing protein gives MITLGFVYVLAGLTFALFAALGVADHSNPKRFGNAAFWGLLALSMLGGDWLGDFANGLLVLALVAIAGTGQIGRAPGGEVPADEQAARAARYGPFLLLVALIIPAVALAGTFLFKWVPGLADPKQATLISLALGVLIALAVGMARLKPPILLPAQQGRRLLDAVGWAAILPQMLASLGAVFALAGVGEIVGDLIGAAIPHGSLFGAVLAYGLGMAFFTMVMGNAFAAFPVMLAAIGMPLLIMQYEGDPAVVAAIGMLAGFCGTLMTPMAANFNLVPAALLELKNPYGVIKAQIGTALPLLAVNIVFIWLFAF, from the coding sequence ATGATCACGCTCGGCTTCGTCTATGTCCTCGCGGGGCTCACCTTCGCGCTCTTCGCCGCGCTCGGCGTCGCCGACCACAGCAACCCAAAGCGTTTCGGCAATGCCGCCTTCTGGGGGCTGCTCGCGCTCTCGATGCTCGGCGGGGACTGGCTCGGCGACTTCGCCAATGGCCTGCTCGTACTCGCGCTCGTCGCGATCGCGGGCACCGGCCAGATCGGCCGTGCCCCCGGCGGCGAGGTGCCCGCTGACGAGCAAGCCGCACGCGCCGCGCGCTACGGGCCTTTCCTGCTCCTCGTCGCGCTGATCATCCCCGCAGTCGCGCTCGCGGGCACCTTCCTCTTCAAATGGGTGCCCGGCCTCGCCGACCCAAAGCAAGCGACGCTCATCTCGCTCGCGCTCGGCGTCCTGATCGCGCTCGCCGTCGGCATGGCCCGCCTCAAGCCCCCGATTCTGCTGCCCGCACAGCAGGGGCGCCGCTTGCTCGACGCGGTCGGCTGGGCCGCGATCCTGCCGCAGATGCTCGCCAGCCTCGGCGCAGTCTTCGCGCTCGCGGGCGTCGGCGAAATCGTCGGCGACCTCATCGGCGCCGCGATCCCGCATGGCAGCCTGTTCGGCGCCGTGCTCGCCTACGGGCTCGGCATGGCGTTTTTCACGATGGTGATGGGCAACGCCTTCGCCGCCTTTCCGGTGATGCTCGCCGCGATCGGCATGCCCTTGCTCATCATGCAATATGAAGGCGACCCCGCAGTCGTGGCGGCGATCGGCATGCTCGCGGGCTTCTGCGGCACGCTGATGACCCCGATGGCGGCGAACTTCAACCTCGTCCCCGCCGCCTTGCTCGAACTCAAAAACCCCTATGGCGTGATCAAGGCGCAAATCGGCACCGCGCTGCCCCTGCTCGCGGTGAACATCGTCTTCATCTGGCTTTTCGCATTCTAG
- a CDS encoding DUF2891 domain-containing protein, whose product MHLTPDHATRFATATLSHLGREYPYKMDLVLNGPEDAKPPREHHPIFHGSFDWHSCVHGWWQILRLARRFPDLPIAADIRARADAMLVPDKVAGELAFLGRPMSAGFERPYGWGWLLALHAESECHDAPWAAALEPLAAAFAARFHAFLPKLTYPLRVGTHFNIAFALLLARHWAETRDPALVTLIDIRARDWFIGDRDCQAWEPGGDEFLSSALTEAHLIAAVLGGDFPGWFDAFLPHAAHQQPVTLFTPATVSDRSDGKIAHLDGLNLSRAWSWRAIAATLGPAHPVTPVAEAAAERHLSAALPHVTGDYMGEHWLASFALLALSGLAD is encoded by the coding sequence ATGCACCTCACCCCCGACCACGCCACCCGCTTCGCGACCGCGACCCTGTCGCACCTCGGCCGCGAATATCCGTACAAGATGGACCTCGTGCTGAACGGCCCCGAGGACGCAAAACCCCCGCGCGAGCATCATCCGATCTTCCACGGCAGTTTCGACTGGCACAGCTGCGTCCACGGCTGGTGGCAGATTCTCCGCCTCGCGCGCCGCTTCCCCGATCTGCCCATCGCCGCCGATATCCGCGCCCGCGCCGATGCGATGCTCGTCCCGGACAAGGTCGCGGGCGAGCTCGCTTTCCTGGGCCGCCCGATGTCGGCTGGCTTTGAGCGCCCCTATGGCTGGGGCTGGCTACTCGCGCTCCACGCCGAGTCCGAGTGCCACGACGCCCCGTGGGCGGCCGCGCTCGAACCACTCGCCGCCGCCTTCGCGGCGCGCTTCCACGCCTTTCTGCCCAAGCTCACCTATCCCTTGCGCGTCGGCACCCATTTCAACATCGCCTTCGCCCTCCTCCTCGCGCGCCACTGGGCCGAAACCCGCGACCCAGCTCTCGTCACTCTCATCGACATTCGCGCCCGCGACTGGTTCATCGGCGACCGCGACTGTCAGGCATGGGAGCCCGGCGGCGACGAATTCCTCTCCTCAGCGCTCACCGAAGCGCATCTGATAGCTGCCGTCCTCGGCGGCGATTTCCCCGGCTGGTTCGACGCCTTCCTGCCGCACGCGGCGCACCAACAGCCCGTCACCCTGTTCACCCCCGCCACCGTCTCCGACCGCAGCGACGGCAAGATCGCGCACCTTGACGGTCTCAATCTCAGCCGCGCGTGGAGCTGGCGCGCGATCGCCGCCACGCTCGGCCCGGCCCACCCCGTCACGCCCGTTGCCGAAGCCGCGGCCGAGCGCCATCTCTCCGCCGCGCTACCGCACGTCACCGGCGACTATATGGGCGAACATTGGCTCGCGAGCTTCGCTCTCCTTGCATTGAGCGGCCTCGCCGATTGA
- a CDS encoding LacI family DNA-binding transcriptional regulator: MLRPTSFDVAERAGVSQSTVSRALRNSPGVNAETRARVSAAARELGYVVDRHASSLRLKSSETIALVTICRPGEDRSAINPFYFALLGSIAAATSARGFNLLVSFQENPDNFRADFVASGLADAMIVIGTTSNRDAWKYFADAQASGLDFVCWGSPGSPFHWMRSENDIGGQLAAEHFVATGRRHIAFVGPQQSPQRQFDERRDGFSAALAAHGLTAVVAEPPAAADRHAQGVAAVQALLEAHPDTDAIFAASDMLALGVLQGLKDAGRRVPEDVALIGFDGIRAGTLADPALTTLEPDLDAAGEALVAMALEDDERTRSGTRIPVHLVVRGTA; this comes from the coding sequence ATGCTGCGTCCCACATCGTTCGACGTCGCCGAGCGCGCCGGCGTGTCGCAATCGACCGTTTCGCGTGCGCTCCGCAACAGCCCCGGCGTCAACGCCGAAACGCGCGCGCGCGTCTCTGCCGCGGCGCGCGAACTCGGCTATGTCGTCGACCGCCACGCCTCGTCGCTACGGCTGAAAAGCAGCGAAACGATCGCGCTCGTCACCATTTGCCGCCCTGGCGAGGATCGCAGCGCGATCAACCCCTTCTATTTCGCGCTACTCGGCAGCATCGCCGCCGCGACCTCGGCGCGCGGCTTCAACCTGCTTGTCTCGTTCCAGGAAAATCCCGACAATTTCCGCGCCGACTTCGTCGCCTCGGGGCTCGCCGACGCGATGATCGTCATCGGCACGACCAGCAACCGCGACGCGTGGAAATATTTCGCTGATGCGCAGGCGTCGGGGCTCGACTTCGTCTGCTGGGGCAGCCCGGGCAGCCCCTTCCACTGGATGCGCAGCGAAAATGACATCGGCGGGCAACTCGCCGCCGAACATTTCGTCGCCACCGGCCGCCGCCACATCGCCTTCGTCGGGCCGCAGCAGTCGCCGCAGCGCCAGTTCGACGAGCGCCGCGACGGCTTTTCGGCCGCGCTCGCCGCGCACGGCCTGACCGCGGTCGTGGCCGAACCACCCGCCGCCGCGGACCGCCACGCGCAGGGTGTCGCCGCGGTGCAAGCGCTGCTCGAAGCGCACCCCGACACCGATGCGATCTTCGCCGCCTCGGACATGCTCGCGCTCGGCGTGCTGCAGGGCCTCAAGGACGCGGGCCGCCGCGTACCCGAGGATGTCGCGCTGATCGGCTTCGACGGCATCCGCGCCGGCACCCTCGCCGACCCGGCTCTCACGACGCTCGAACCCGACCTCGACGCCGCGGGCGAGGCGCTCGTCGCGATGGCGCTCGAGGATGACGAACGCACGCGCAGCGGCACTCGCATCCCCGTCCATCTCGTGGTGCGCGGAACGGCTTGA
- a CDS encoding GGDEF domain-containing protein, with amino-acid sequence MNGQFFISLLNPGIGLLFAIAFFLLWLNRRERYVAYAAGAYTASAIAFLIQDVGPVLPMELQRLPANLGFLATGVLFAAAIIKRYGLPIPWRAMAVTTAISISVFTWFLLVQPSIAARILSISIGAGLIAAMIVKSLWPIEKPYLIERVLFWVAAISALNLIIRPIVLLSLVGGFDNYVGFQQSVYWTTVQFSQAMVSIVAAISLMVAVAIDQIAELRRQADDDNLSGLLNRRGFEAQAGAALRRCIDEHAPVALMIADLDHFKRVNDNHGHAVGDAIIAAFGAHVRAIGPADMIAGRIGGEEFALLVPGASIETARQLAEAVRTGLQAACADRIPEKLCPTASIGLAIGAPGTTLSALMQEADQALYEAKRTGRNRVRTFTPKPVRLAAGGS; translated from the coding sequence GTGAACGGACAATTTTTCATTTCGCTGCTCAATCCGGGCATCGGCCTGCTGTTCGCCATCGCCTTTTTCCTGCTCTGGCTGAACCGTCGCGAACGCTATGTCGCCTATGCCGCGGGCGCCTATACCGCCTCCGCCATCGCCTTCCTAATCCAGGACGTCGGCCCGGTGCTGCCGATGGAATTGCAGCGTCTGCCCGCCAACCTCGGCTTCCTCGCCACCGGTGTCCTGTTCGCCGCGGCGATCATCAAGCGCTACGGCCTGCCGATCCCCTGGCGCGCAATGGCGGTAACGACCGCGATCTCGATCTCCGTCTTCACCTGGTTCCTGCTCGTCCAGCCAAGCATCGCCGCGCGCATCCTGTCGATCAGCATCGGCGCGGGCCTCATCGCCGCGATGATCGTCAAGTCGCTCTGGCCGATCGAAAAACCCTATCTCATCGAACGCGTGCTGTTCTGGGTCGCGGCGATCTCGGCGCTCAACCTCATCATCCGCCCCATCGTGCTGCTCTCACTCGTCGGCGGCTTCGACAATTATGTCGGGTTCCAGCAGTCGGTTTACTGGACCACCGTCCAGTTCAGCCAGGCGATGGTGTCGATCGTCGCGGCGATCAGCCTGATGGTCGCGGTCGCGATCGACCAGATCGCCGAGCTCCGCCGCCAGGCCGACGACGACAATCTGTCGGGCCTGCTCAACCGTCGCGGATTCGAGGCGCAGGCGGGCGCGGCGCTCCGCCGCTGCATCGACGAGCATGCCCCCGTCGCGCTGATGATCGCCGACCTCGACCATTTCAAACGCGTCAACGACAATCACGGCCACGCGGTCGGCGACGCGATCATCGCCGCGTTCGGCGCGCATGTCCGCGCCATCGGCCCCGCCGACATGATCGCGGGCCGCATCGGCGGCGAGGAATTCGCGCTGCTCGTCCCCGGCGCGAGCATCGAGACGGCGCGCCAGCTCGCCGAGGCGGTCCGCACCGGGCTGCAGGCCGCGTGCGCCGACCGCATCCCGGAAAAACTCTGCCCGACCGCCAGCATCGGCCTCGCGATCGGCGCCCCCGGCACGACGCTCTCGGCGCTGATGCAGGAAGCCGACCAGGCGCTCTACGAAGCGAAGCGCACGGGGCGCAACCGCGTCCGCACCTTCACCCCCAAGCCGGTACGCCTCGCCGCGGGCGGAAGCTGA
- a CDS encoding RidA family protein, producing MRRMMMAAMAAMAAGLVAAPATARETDKVLMSEHPQGRAFQEAVGYADAVIAGDTIYLSGVVAGMAKGETDLAAGYDRAFKGIAATLARAGASWDDVVDITTFHTDLAAHIDGFAAVKNNYVKAPFPTWTAIGVSRLYEPTAVVEIKVVAVKPRK from the coding sequence ATGCGAAGGATGATGATGGCGGCGATGGCGGCGATGGCGGCGGGGCTGGTCGCCGCGCCAGCGACGGCGCGCGAGACGGACAAGGTGCTCATGTCCGAGCACCCCCAGGGACGCGCATTTCAGGAAGCGGTAGGCTATGCCGATGCGGTGATCGCGGGCGATACCATTTATCTGTCGGGCGTAGTCGCGGGAATGGCAAAGGGCGAGACCGACCTCGCGGCCGGATATGATCGCGCCTTCAAGGGGATCGCCGCGACGCTGGCGCGCGCGGGGGCGAGTTGGGACGATGTCGTCGACATCACGACCTTTCACACCGACCTCGCCGCGCATATCGATGGATTTGCGGCGGTGAAGAACAATTATGTGAAGGCGCCCTTTCCGACGTGGACCGCGATCGGCGTGTCGCGGCTGTACGAGCCGACCGCGGTGGTCGAGATCAAGGTGGTGGCGGTGAAGCCCCGGAAATAG